The segment AGCCCAGAAGGGGCTCACGGGGAGAAACGCGCCCGCTCCGAAATAGATGAGATAGAGGACCAGCATCAGCGGGATATTGCGCAGGAGCTCGACGTAGGCCGCCGCGAGAAACCGCAACGGCTTGAGCGGCTGAACGCGCAGGAGCCCCGCGACGACCCCCAGAACGCTCCCGAACAGGATCGAGACGGTGGAGATTTGGAGCGTGCGGACGGTGGCGGCGCCGATCAGCGGAACGTATTGGGGGAGCTGCTCCCAGTGCCAGGTATACACGGAGGGATCAGGAAGACGGCCGCTTCACCCGATCGAGCCAGGGCATCCGCACGAACCACGTCTGATAGAGGGAATCCCACGTGCCGCTCGCCTTGAGCTCGAAGATCGTCAGATTGAGCCAGTCGCGAAACTCCGTGTCCCCTTTCCGGACCGCCATCGCGAGATACTCTTTCGTGAAGGGCTCGAGGATCGCGAACGTCCGAACCGGCGATTCCTGCGCGCGGATCGCGACGTAGGGCTGGTCATAGACCATGACGTCGGCCCGCCCCGCGTCCACTTCGAGCGCGGCATCCGATTCCGTTTCCATGGTCTTGATCGTAGCCACCCGAAAGAACTTTCGCGCCGCGATCTCCCCCGTCGTCCCCAGCTTCGTCGCCACCACGACGCCCCGCCGGTCGAAATCGCGCACGGTGAGCCGCGGGGACGGCTTGTGCTTCGCGCGGTTCACGAGGAGCGCCTGCCCCGTTTCGAAATAGGGCTCGGTGAAGTCGCAACGGAGGGCCCGCTGGGGCGTTCGGGTCATGCCGGAGACGATCAGGTCGAACTTGCCGGCGTTGAGATTGGCGATGATCGGGTCCCAGTCGCTCTTCTGAAATTCCACACGCACGCCGTTTCCGAGCTGTCCGGCCACGTAGTGCACGACGTCGATGTCGAACCCGATCATGGTGCCGTTCGCATCGACCATCTCGAATGGCGCGTACCCGGGGTTCAAACCCACGCGGAGAACCTTGGTGGCGAGGATCCGGTCGAGCGTGGAAGCCCGCTCCCCACTCGAGGCGGGGCCGCCGCAGCCCGTGAGACCGAGGAGGAGAGCCAGAAGAGGGATCGCCGGGCGCATGGGACAGGCCAGGCTAAGCGCGGTTACGCTCCGTGTCAAGACAGGGGCTACTCGTACCGGAGCGAGTCGACGGGATCGAGCTGCGCCGCTTTCACGGCCGGGTAGATCCCGAAAAAAAGCCCGATCACGGTCGAAGAAAAGAAGCCGAGCAACATTCCCCACAACGGAACGGCGAAGCTGAAATGGGAGAGGACGTGGATCAAGAATCCCACCCCGATCCCGACGACGATCCCCAGAATCCCGCCCGTCCCCGTGAGGGTCATGGCCTCCACCAGGAACTGCCACAGGATGTCGCGCCGCCGGGCCCCGAGCGCCTTGCGGACCCCGATTTCGCGGGTCCGCTCGGTCACCGAGACGAGCATGATGTTCATGACCCCGATTCCTCCCACCATGAGGCCGATCGACGAGATGACCATCATGACGAGATAAAACGCTCCCGTGATCTTGTTGTAGATGTCCACCAGCGATTGGTCCGTGAAAATCGCGAAATTGTCCGCCTGGCGGTAGGAGAGCTTGCGCTGGCGGCGGAGCGTCTCGGTCATCTGGTCGATGGCGGTGTCGATCAGCTCCGGCGAGGCGGGTTTCGCGTTCAGGACCATGCGGAGGTCGGGTCCCAGCGTTTTGTCGAGGGTCGTGTAGGGGACCAGGACGATGTCGTCGAGGCTCATCCCGATGAATTTCCCGCGCTCCTCCACCTGGCCGACCACGGTGTAGGGATAGCCGCCGATGTAGATCGTCTTTCCGATCGGGTTCACGTGCGGGAAGAGCGCTTCAATGTGATCCTTGCCGAGGACGCAAACGGTGGCGCGGTGTTCCACTTCGGTCTCGGTGAAGAAGCGCCCATTCGCGACGGCCCACGTATTCGTGACGAGGAAGTCGGGCGTGGTCCCGACGACATTGGTCATCCGGCTCTCTGTCTCCCGGTAGCGAAGGCGTGCGTTGGTAAAATTGAGCGGCGCCACCGCCAGGACCGCGGGGCACGTTCGGCGGATCGCCTCGGCATCTTCCACCTTGAACCATTTTCGCCTTCTCAGGCTGTCGGGAAATCCGCCGACGAAGGCCCCCGGCCGAAACGGCCGGATGTAGAGCACGTCCGAGCCGATGGAGGCGATCTGGGCCTTCATGTTGCGGTTCAGCCCTTCGATCAAAGAGACGATCGCCATGATGCTCGTCACGCCGATGATGACGCCGAGCACCGTGAGGAACGACCGGAGCTTGTTGGTCCGGATCGCCTGGAGAGCGATCGAGATGCCTTCGCGGACGTCGACCGCCACCGGCTACTCCTGTCGCAGCGCCACGATCGGATCGAGCTTCGCGGCGCGGGTCGCGGGATAGACGCCGAAGAAGAGCCCGACCGAGGAGGCGACGATCAAGCTGATCGCGACCGACCAGGGCTGGATCGAGGCCGGAAGCGGCGTGACGAGACGGATCAGGAGCGCGATCGCAACCCCGACCAGGACCCCGATCAGACCGCCGAAGAAGGAGAGGACGACCGTCTCGCTCAGGAACTGCGAGAGGAGGTCTCCCTGGCGCGCGCCCAGAGCTTTCCGGATGCCGATCTCGCGGGTCCGCTCGGTCACTGCCACGAGCATGATGTTCATGATGACGATGCCGCCCACGAGGAGTGAAATGGCGACCAACCCGATCGTGCCCGCGAAGATGCCTTTCGTGAGACTCTCGTAGAGCGACATGTAGGTCTCGGAGGTGGTGATGGCGAAGTCGTCGGGCTTGCCGAGCGGGACATGGCGCCGCGCGCGCAAGATGACCCGCGCCTCGTCCTGCGCCCGCTCCAGATCGGCCCCCGGGCGCGCCCGCACGAGAATCAGGACCGATTCGCGGGGGCCGAAGATCTTCTGGAACTGGCCGAACGGAATGAGGACGAAATTGTCCTGGCTCTGCCCGAGCACGTTTCCGCGCGCCGCGACCGTGCCGGCGACGCGCAGCTCGTACCCGGCGACCCGAACCGCCTGACCGATCGGATCCACGACC is part of the Candidatus Eisenbacteria bacterium genome and harbors:
- a CDS encoding transporter substrate-binding domain-containing protein, which gives rise to MTRSVTALSLACPMRPAIPLLALLLGLTGCGGPASSGERASTLDRILATKVLRVGLNPGYAPFEMVDANGTMIGFDIDVVHYVAGQLGNGVRVEFQKSDWDPIIANLNAGKFDLIVSGMTRTPQRALRCDFTEPYFETGQALLVNRAKHKPSPRLTVRDFDRRGVVVATKLGTTGEIAARKFFRVATIKTMETESDAALEVDAGRADVMVYDQPYVAIRAQESPVRTFAILEPFTKEYLAMAVRKGDTEFRDWLNLTIFELKASGTWDSLYQTWFVRMPWLDRVKRPSS
- a CDS encoding FtsX-like permease family protein, whose translation is MTPLARPRREFWAAQGENLRIALDALRANKLRSVLTVIGNVVAVMSVIAVVAVIDGMNTYVSERVLEQGLKVIYIDKFGLITNEDEWREAMKRRDLSLLDAEALKGQSRLASEVVAQLETTKRVRAGRIELQNVRILGTTEGYEAVGTYDIDQGRPLEEEEIAKRRPVCLLGSELAQQLFPVVDPIGQAVRVAGYELRVAGTVAARGNVLGQSQDNFVLIPFGQFQKIFGPRESVLILVRARPGADLERAQDEARVILRARRHVPLGKPDDFAITTSETYMSLYESLTKGIFAGTIGLVAISLLVGGIVIMNIMLVAVTERTREIGIRKALGARQGDLLSQFLSETVVLSFFGGLIGVLVGVAIALLIRLVTPLPASIQPWSVAISLIVASSVGLFFGVYPATRAAKLDPIVALRQE
- a CDS encoding FtsX-like permease family protein; its protein translation is MAVDVREGISIALQAIRTNKLRSFLTVLGVIIGVTSIMAIVSLIEGLNRNMKAQIASIGSDVLYIRPFRPGAFVGGFPDSLRRRKWFKVEDAEAIRRTCPAVLAVAPLNFTNARLRYRETESRMTNVVGTTPDFLVTNTWAVANGRFFTETEVEHRATVCVLGKDHIEALFPHVNPIGKTIYIGGYPYTVVGQVEERGKFIGMSLDDIVLVPYTTLDKTLGPDLRMVLNAKPASPELIDTAIDQMTETLRRQRKLSYRQADNFAIFTDQSLVDIYNKITGAFYLVMMVISSIGLMVGGIGVMNIMLVSVTERTREIGVRKALGARRRDILWQFLVEAMTLTGTGGILGIVVGIGVGFLIHVLSHFSFAVPLWGMLLGFFSSTVIGLFFGIYPAVKAAQLDPVDSLRYE